tggctcagcagtttagcaccacctttagcccagggtgtgatcctggagacctgggatcgagtcccacatcaggctccctgcatggagcctgcttctccctctgcctgtgtctctgcctctctctctctctctttgtgtctctcatgaataaataaataaaatatttaaaaataaataaataaaaatttaaaattaaaaaaaatataaaaagagagcttttgcacaggaaaggaaatcaTTAATACAACAAAAGGGCAACTTCCTGAatgggagatgtttgcaaatggTATGTCTGATTAAGgctcaatatccaaaatatataaagaacttagacaaCTCGGGATGTCTGAGCGTctgagttgagcatctgcctttggctcagggcaagatcctgtggtctcaggatcaagttccacatcaggctccctgcatgaagcctacttctccctttgcctatgtctctgcctctccctctgtgtctctcatgaataaatacataaaattaaaaaaaaaaagaacttagacaactcaacaccaaagaaacaaacaaacttatTAAAACAATGGGCAAAGGCACTACATTTATAGGAACTTATTAGTggtaataaaagcaaaagaaaactgatacaacttatttttctttagtgatGACTTAATACTTAGAcattaagttttatatataaaatgttaataaaaaaataataaaataaaatgttaatcatttccgggactattttttttttttttaagattttatttatttatccacgagagacaggcgctaaacctgcctaaaggtggcgctaaaccgctgagccacccaggctgccctctaggACTATTTTATATGTGAGTGATATTAACCTCTATCGATTTTATATGCTGCAAATAATGTCTCCAACTTTATTATTCCACCCATTAACTTCATAGATAACACCTTTTCCcatatacatgttttatttttgtcaaccTTCAACCTCTACCatcatttttaatgcattctCAATCCTGAAACTTGTCTAAAGAATAACCTAATTTATTCATACTTTCATATAACTTTCAAAtgcttaaaatttatattttaggggcacctgggtagctcatgtggttaagcatctgactcttgattttagttcaggtcatgatctcagggttgggagattgggccctgtgtcaggctctgcactgggcatgaagcctggttaagattctctcttccaggcagcctgggtgactgactcaaccgccttcagcccagggcatgatcccagagacccaggatcaagtcccacgttgagctccctgcatggagcctgcttctccctctgcctgtgtctctgcctctctcatgaataaataaaatcttaaaaaaataaaaataaaaaagattctctctccctcttcctctgcccctccctccttttctctaaaaaaaaaatgttttaatatttcacaCAATATGTGAATTGTACAAAAAAgtataatttgcttattttattcactttaggaaataaatctttacagaagtatttgaaaaaaaatgggcaaaggacctgaacagacatttttccaaggaaaatatacagtggccaacagacacatgaaaagatgctcaacatcactcatcattaggggaatgcaaaccaaaaccaaagtgagatatcacctcacaccaatcagaatgtctagtatcaaaaagaaaataaataacaggtgtcggtgaggatgtggagaaagggagacCTCACGCAAATTGTTCCACAGTCACTGTGGATAAAattatgaaggttcctcaaaaatttagaaatactatatgatttggTAATTCTACTACTGCCTATTTACACCCCccgaaaaaagaaaataccaattcaaaaagatataagcagggacgcatgggtggctcagtggttgagtgtctgcctttggctcagggcatgatcccggggattgagtcccacatcaggctccctgcagggagcctgcttctccctctgcctatgtctctgcctctctctctgtgtctctcatggataaataaataaaacctttaaaaaaagatttaagcacccctatatttattgcaacatttttaaaaaagattttgagacaaggagagagcatgaatggggggaagagggagagggagaagcaggctccctgctgagcaagcttgacatgaggcttgatccatatatatatatatatatatatatatatatatatatatatatatatatatattcatatcttctttatgtgtgtacaaacacacacacacatatacacacagtgaaatattacccagccataaaaaaaaagaatatcttgtcACTTATTATGATgaggatggacctggagggtattatgctaagtgaagttaagtcagacagaggaagacaactaccatatgatttcacttatatggtAGTGGAATCCAAACAAatccaaacaaatgaacaaagagaaacacAGACTCTTAAATAGAACAACTGGTGGTCGCCAGAagggagatgggtagggggatgggaaaaataggtgaaggagattaagaggtacaaacttccagctgtaaaataaggaagtcacagagataaaaagtataccataggaaatatagtcaataatattgtaataatgtttcatggagacagagagtgactatatttatcatggtgagcacaggtaatgtatagaattttccAATctatatgttgtacacctgaaatttatacaacattgtatgtcaattatatttcaatgatagaaaaaaaaaaggaaggaaggaaggaagaaatgtagaaagaagaaaagattttcaCCATAATGCCCAAAGCCTCTTGTATTCCCATGGATTTCTATGCCACTTAATGCTTTTAATTCTTAGTCAAACTAGGAAACCAGCCTTCTGAGAGGCTTTCTGCTGACTGTGGTGCTCTGGGTCACTTTAAGGTCACTAGAGTTGGCAGGCACAGCTTCATGGACTTCTCTTCAAAGGCTTCCATTGGCACTTACcttcccttgcttttcttttaaaatcttcaacTTTTAAAACACCCCCTGTTTCATAATCTAAAATGAAACAGTAGTTAATGTCAAAAAGCTTTCAAGGAAACAAGGAAATGTATCCTAGTGGTacttataataatgaaaaattggaaataaaatttctaacATTACAGAATGGGATAAATATACATGACATATCCATACAATATAATCTGTgtagtctattttatttataattattctatgtctatttaaccacaataaaaaaaattgacctgttaaaaaaattgaaaataggaaataggaaattAATTCATATCTCAGGCCATGACAGACCACGTACATATATTCACAGAACTAACAAAAAGCATTACTATTgtgataaggaaataaaaattataaagtaggaGGGAGAAACTCTTTGGGGCAAGAGACATTATTTTGACTTTGGTGATAGCTTAATGGGTATACACATATGTCAAAGTTTAGTGAATtgtacacttcattttttttttgaattgtacacttcaaatattcattttactttctatCAATTATATCtcgataaaaatgtaaaaaaaaaaaaagactttatgtgTATCTGTTTAGGCCATTTTCTAGCTCCAAAGGATACTTAATCCTATTCATTCTTCCTCTGCTGCAACTAGTGTCATTCAATTGTCAGCACTGGGGAAGAGTAGTGTGATTACGTATGACAAAGCAtttcaaatattccttttctcctttcccttcccaggACAGCTTCCCTCCTAGTTTCCTCTATAGCTGATACCTGCAGTGAACTTACCAATCATGCCTGTGTCAACAGCACGATCATAATAGTAAGAGAAAGCATAGAAAGAGCTTCTCTGGACCTCCTCCGGCTGGTGAAGTTTTCCTTGGACCACCCTTAGCACTTCAGCATAGCAGGGCTCAAAGCCCATCTTCCCTGCCAGGGCAAAGGTGAGAAAAATGAGAGCTCTCTGAAGCAAGCTGCTGGAGCCAACAAAGAAACAGCAGGAGGATCAAGGAAAGAAGAAGCTGAGGTTCAGGACAAAGAGCTTACAAAGATGAGCAAAATTCCATAGAGGCAGCTTCCCTCCCTGTGTTCACCAAAAATAGCCATATTCAACCTCAATCTGCTGCCTAGCCTATGTCAATGATATTTATGTGAAGCAATCAGAAGTCtcatatctgtttccttccctggaGGAATTAagttttttccttgattttatggtctttgctttttataatatCTAAGATGAATTCTTCTATTGTCTTAGttgtattattataatttaaaaagctaaacattAACTGAATCTAGAGTTTCTAGATAGAATTTCTCCTTGCTAAGGGCAGAGACCCTTAAAGCATTAGACGCAGGTTAAGAACAGGTTTCTAATGGATCCCCACAGCACTTGGGCAGGGAAAGAGCAGGACAGAGGGACAGTTGCCTTGTTCACTGTCATTTCACATTATTCCTTTACAGCATACTAAGACCTATTTGGAATGAGTCCCAGAAAAAAGCTTCTCTTGAGTTCTGGAAAACACTTCCCATGGAACTTTTCCAGATTTCAACTGTAAAGGTAATTTCAATCAGTGAAAAAAACATCACTTGCCTTCTTTGTTGCCACCATACTGGTATTTCACACCCCCAAAGATCCACTCTGCTTCCAACCATCTCGGTAGACAGGCACTTCGAAAAGTGTGTCCATCAATCCCTGAAAGAAGTCAGACCACAAAGTAAGAGgcaaggatgagagagagagagcgggagagagaatgagagcgtGCAAGcgcatgcacacgtgcacaagAGTGAGagacacatgcatacatgcaagCAAGAAGCTAGTAAAGTTGAAAGGAATTACCAAAAAGTAGGTAGTTCCATGACTGCATCCTatgacaggaatttttttttttttaagatgttatttatttattcatgagagacacaggcagagagacataggcagagggagaagcaggctccatacagggaacctgacacgggattcgatgctgggtctccaggatcacgccctgggctgaaggcggcgctaaaccgctcagccaaaTTCCCTATgacaggaatttttatttttatttattattattttttaaagattttatttattcatgtgagatagagagagagagaagaagagacacaggcagagggagaagcaggctccatgcagggagcccaatgtgggactcgatcccaggactccagggtcaggccctgggccgaaggcaggagctaaaccgctgagcaacccagggatccccttcattcAGCTTCTTAAATATTCTTTGGTTGGGCTACTTTTCTAAATGCAAAGGGGTACAGAAAGGTTGctaacttgccccaaatcacaaagAGGGACTGAACCCAGTTCTGCTTGACCCCAAAAGCTGAGTTCCTAACTGCTCTACTATCTTTGAAGATATGAATAAAGTTGCTCAGTAATTTCACCTTGCAGGTGTACTGATGTTGCTTCCTGAACCCCCCATGTAAAACTAAGGGCTTGAGCAAGCTTCTGCCAAATTCACTCTTTGAGCTTTGAATTTCTGCACACTGCAGCCTCCTTGTCACAGACTGTGTGACTATATATAGACTTCATTCTAGAAATGGCTAATAGTGTATACCAAAACAACGGAACATAacataaagtagaaaaagaatctGCTATTATCATGTTCATTACATAACACATCCTTCCTAAATCAGCATAACCCTTTTCTCCACAGAATCACTGTCAAGGAAGGGGAAAAGTAAGCTGAGTATTGGTGTTACTCTCACCATACCCCAACCAGCACAGGTACCTAGACGAACCTTCTGTTTCCAGGGCTCCCAGGGTTGCTAGTCTTGCAGCTTTCAATCCAAATCCCAAGTAACTGTAAAATACAGGATTGACTTAATTTCATGCTGGTCCTGAAGTTCTCCAGCCTAAAGCTATCTCTTTCAAAAGTAGCAtggtttctctgtctccctctgaagGGAGGAAAACCTTGGTCTCTATGACCTTCTCATCTTGTGTGGACAAGTAGTCATTTCTACACAGTTCAGATCAAGGCCATCCAGAACTTTCCGTGCCTATGATTTAAAGGCCAGAGACAGTGATACTTCCTAGGGTCCCGCCCTGGGAATCATTCCCAGAAAAGCTCTCATTATCTTAGCTCCTAGCCCCACTGTGATCAAATCCTAGGTTGGATTTTGAACATCTGAAAGCAACCTCAAAGGAGTTGGCACAGAGCTTTGGCTGAAGATTCTCCAAGTGTCCTCTCTctagagaaaactttttttaaagtttatttatttatttggggtgggggtagagagagagagagagagaatgagaggagagagaaagcaagcgcatgagtggggtgagggacaagggagagggagaagtagactccccattgtGCAAGAAGCCCaattggggctccatcccaagactctgggatcatgacctcaccCAAACGcaaatgcctaaccaactgagccacccaggcgcccttcttTAGAGAAAACTTCTGATTCTTTAAGTTATATACTTTTGAGGCCAAGAATGGAGAAACCTCTTGAGTCCTTGGGCTTTGGTAAGTGGCTCTGGTTTCAGTTACCAGACCTTTGCGGGTTGGCAGGGACTTTGTGAGGCTTGTCAGATACAATAACAgatgtgaaaatgctttgaaaagttAGGAGAATCATACAACATGAAATAttcctccctgtcccctctcctcACCTATGTGTATAGAGCTTATAAGTGCTGTTAAACATCTCAAATGAAGTGAGGTAGCCCCTAGGGGTTTGTTCCAGGGTTTTCTGCaaatcagaaaaagcaaaaagactaTTTAGGATCTGCAATGTTTGAAGGTCTTACTACCACCATCCCCGTTCCTCCCCCAAAAAATCAGCAATGAAAGAGACAGACTAAGCAGCTAATCTCCCAAGGCTAGAGGAATCAAAGGGACTCTGAACAGTAAGGGGGCAAAGGAAGTTTATTCAGTCATTGACTCCACTCAACCTATTTGTGGTGGAGCTGCTGTCTGAAAATGCAGCACTACCTTCTTGGCACCATGATATGCCTGCAAAGTGGGTTGCTAACCAGGCCTTCATGTAAATGACTCACCTCAAACTGGGGTAGGAATGTGATTTGGGTGGAGGCTCCCCCCAGGTCGAGGGTCCCCACAGTCTCCTGGCTGTGGCCATGCAGCTGACCTGTGAATGAGAGCCAGCTCTGAATATCTTCTGCTTCCAGGACAGCCCAACACTCCTCTGTCTGcaatctctctcttgctcttggtTGTACTTTGCAGGTGTTCCATAAATATTCCACTGGCTCCTGGCCCCAAATACTGCAAGTGAATGCTAACCTATAAGGACTCTTACTGTAGCTGAGGCCCTGAAGACAGTTATAAATGTTAACTTCctagcttttcctttctttctttcttttctttaaaagcacaATACAAGCAAAACGAAATTTTTACTCTTTGATCCTGCATGAAACCCAGTTACTGTCTTAGAATAAACTTGAGAATGTATTACCTGTCAGGAAATTCACAGTAACCCAAGCTAATATgcctgaaagagagagaaaaatggattaCATCTCAGAGCATTTTCCCTTGaccctatttttgttttctctaaattctgtgtctaaaatacacattttccttctccctgtcaTTCCGTTTTCTCTTATCCCATTCCTCCTCGCTTATTTGTTTCTCCTTGTTTAGTTCTTTTTACTTTAGCACCCCCATCCCTGTTCCTAGTTCCTTTAATCAAATCTTTTGTTAACCTTGGTCCTCTCCCCCCAGAACATGTATCAACACTTCTCCTACCTTCATAGGATCCGTCCATGATGCTAACACTGTCATTTGGTACCAGGAAAGGTGACTTCTTAAAGATTTCTCTTACCtatagaaaaaggggaaaaaatctggATTCTCTAAGGCAATAAgcatttccatattttggctatatCCTATTAAGGCTTATTAGAAAACTATACTCTTCATTTCCCTAGATAAAATTTTAGCAGAACATTTCTTTGCCCTAAAAAACTAGAGAAGGAACTATATAAGTAATTACTGGTttcttgtaaaaacaaaaacacagggaTTCCTCTGACTTAAaatcaatctcaaaaaaaaaaatcaatctcaaaCAAACTACAGAAATTAACAGGTGAACTGCATCTAGGAAAGGGCATATATTTGACCCCTTCCAGCTCAAATCAGgatcctgtaattttttttttaaacaccttaTAATCCTGCCTGGGTACACTGGAAGCTAGGAGGACCCTTtcccacttcatttcttttttttttttttttttataatttttaaaaaaattttatttatttataatagtcacagagagagagagagagagagagagagagaggcagagacataggcagagggagaagcaggctccatgcaccgggagcccgacgtgggattcgatcccaggtctccaggatcgcgccctgggccaaaggcaggcgccaaaccgctgtgccacccagggatccccccacttcATTTCTTAGATGATAAGATAAAGAGATGATAGAGAAGAGTTAAGCCTGGGCAGCTCCTGAGGctacagaaatatttcttttgctcTCCCATCAAATTCTGCAGGTCTTTGTCCTTGCTGGTAAAGGGGGCTCATGTCCATAGGCTGGCCTACTCTGCTGTTAGCCCTTGTTAGATTCTGGCACATGGCTGAGGCCTCAAGAGTTCACAGAGACCCCAGATCTAGatttatttatactattttagGAGAAAGGAATGAACATCTCACACATTAATGACTCTCCATAAATATGGGTCAGTGACATGGGTgttatgtcttatttttttatatgattatCATGAGGCGGGGGGACACTTTCCAAACAGCAATAGAAGGAACTCTGGTCTGCTGGCTGTTCTCATTCCTGATAGGATGAAATGCTTCATGTGATGACCTCTGGACCCTATTTCATCCGGGAAAAGCCAGTTAAGTGATctataaataaactattttttttttaagattttatttatttattcatgagacacatggagagaaagagagacagagacataggcagagagagaagcagactccatgtagggagcccgatgtgggacttgatcctgggactccaggatcacaccctgggccaaaggcaggcgctcaatcgctgagccacccaggcgtccctataaacTTTTAAACGGAAGATAGGTAAGCAAACAGGAATAAACACAGACAGTTTCTGCTATTTCTCTCTCCACTCTTCTCCCCTGCTCACAGTTTATTCTTAATACAGCACCCAGagtgcttgcttttctttctttctttctttctttctttctttctttctttctttctttctttctttctttctttctttctttcttctttctttctttcttcttttctttctttctttctttctcttctttctttctttcttttctttctttcttttcttctctttttctttctttctttctttctttctttctttctttctttctttctttctttctctttctctctctctctctctctcttctttctctctctctctttctttgattgactgttatttattttagagagagaatgtgcccATGCACTGGGGCAGGATGggcaaagagagaatctcaagctgactccccagtgagcacagaACCCAAAGCTGGCTCAAATCCCATGatcttgagattatgacctgagccatgaGGTCGGATGTCCGgtccactgagccatccaggcaccctgtccccccccaattttttattaattaagtaggctccacacccagaatggtttgaactcatgaccctgagatcaagacctgaactgagatcaagagttggacacctgggcagcccgggtggctcagcggtttagtgccgccttcagcccagggtgtgatcctggagacccggggtcaagtcctacgtcaggctccctgcatggagcctgcttctccctctgcctgtgtctctgcctctctctctctgtctctcatgaataaataaataaaaataaaatcttaaaaaaaaaagagttggacacctaaccaactgagccatccagacacctcTAGAGcggtgcttttatttttttatttttttttatagtttttttttttttttaaatgatagtcacacacacacacacacagagagagagagagagagagaggcagagacataggcagagggagaagcaggctccatgcaccgggagccctacgtgggatttgatcccgggtctccaggatggtgccctgggccaaaggtaggcgctaaaccgttgcgccacccagggat
This Canis lupus familiaris isolate Mischka breed German Shepherd chromosome 8, alternate assembly UU_Cfam_GSD_1.0, whole genome shotgun sequence DNA region includes the following protein-coding sequences:
- the ENTPD5 gene encoding ectonucleoside triphosphate diphosphohydrolase 5 isoform X2, producing the protein MATTWGAAFFMLVASCVCSTVFHRDQQTWFEGVFLSSMCPINVSASTLYGIMFDAGSTGTRIHVYTFVQKIPGQLPILEGEIFDSVKPGLSAFVDQPKQGAETVQGLLEVAKDSIPQSHWKRTPVVLKATAGLRLLPEQKAQALLFEVREIFKKSPFLVPNDSVSIMDGSYEGILAWVTVNFLTGQLHGHSQETVGTLDLGGASTQITFLPQFEKTLEQTPRGYLTSFEMFNSTYKLYTHSYLGFGLKAARLATLGALETEGIDGHTFRSACLPRWLEAEWIFGGVKYQYGGNKEGKMGFEPCYAEVLRVVQGKLHQPEEVQRSSFYAFSYYYDRAVDTGMIDYETGGVLKVEDFKRKAREALKESEQHRDRLGLGGHLSPVAVSGHLPLRPTPLLLRTSFANKLFKSKRRKDSEMF
- the ENTPD5 gene encoding ectonucleoside triphosphate diphosphohydrolase 5 isoform X1, which translates into the protein MATTWGAAFFMLVASCVCSTVFHRDQQTWFEGVFLSSMCPINVSASTLYGIMFDAGSTGTRIHVYTFVQKIPGQLPILEGEIFDSVKPGLSAFVDQPKQGAETVQGLLEVAKDSIPQSHWKRTPVVLKATAGLRLLPEQKAQALLFEVREIFKKSPFLVPNDSVSIMDGSYEGILAWVTVNFLTGQLHGHSQETVGTLDLGGASTQITFLPQFEKTLEQTPRGYLTSFEMFNSTYKLYTHSYLGFGLKAARLATLGALETEGIDGHTFRSACLPRWLEAEWIFGGVKYQYGGNKEGKMGFEPCYAEVLRVVQGKLHQPEEVQRSSFYAFSYYYDRAVDTGMIDYETGGVLKVEDFKRKAREVCDNLENFTSGSPFLCMDLSYITALLKDGFGFADSTVLQLSKKVNNIETGWALGATFHLLQSLGISH